The sequence TTCGAATGACACGATTTACAGAAATGCCTCTCTCTGCTGGTTTGCAGCAGAGGTTGGCAACAGCACAATTCACAACACCCACACCCGTCCAGGCGGCGGCCATTCCACATGCGCTCGAGGGCAAAGACGTTCTTGCCACGGCGCAGACTGGGACCGGCAAAACGCTCGCCTTCCTTATCCCCGCAATCGAACGATTGCAGGGCAGCACTTCGCATAACGTAGAAGTGCTGGTGCTGGTTCCCACGCGGGAGCTGGCATTGCAGATCCACACGCAGTACGAAAAGTTACGCGGCAATAAGCTCACGCCCGCGGCACTGATCATTGGCGGAGTCGCAGAAAAATCTCAGATCAAGGCGTTGCGCTCAGGCGCGCGCATGGTCGTGGCAACTCCGGGACGCCTCGAAGATCTTCTCAGCCGCAAGCTTGGGGACGTGCGCAACGTTCAGCTTTTGGTCCTCGATGAAGCCGACCGCATGCTCGATATGGGGTTCCTGCCCGCTATCCGCCGCATTGCGGCCGTATTGCCGCAGAAACGCCAGACGCTTTGCTTCTCGGCAACGCTCGAGGCATCAGTCGCCGGGCTGGTACATCAATATATGCGGGACCCGGTCCGCGTCGCCCTCGGATCAATCCTGAAGCCCGCTGAAAATGTCGAGCTGCAGGCGTTCGAGGTCGCGCTGGCTGAAAAGCGCAACGTACTTCGCCACCTGCTCTATCAGGAAAAAGGACGCAGCCTGATCTTCGCCCGCACCAAGCGCGGCACCGAGCGCCTGGCCAAAGATCTTTCGCGCGACGGCTTCGCCGCGGCGATGATTCACGGTGACCGCTCGCAGTCGCAGCGCAATGGTGCGCTCAGCGGCTTCGAAGAAGGACGCTTCAACGTCCTGGTTGCCACCGATATCGCTTCGCGTGGAATCCACGTGGGTGACATTGCCCATGTGATCAACTACGATCTTCCGACCTTGCCTGAAGATTTTATTCATCGCGTAGGCCGCACCGGGCGCGCCGGGGCACGTGGCCTGGCTTCAACCCTGGTATCGGGCGCCGAGGTCTCGGAACTCCGCCAGATCGAGCGTGCTCTGAAGCTGCGCATCGAGCGCAAGCA comes from Terriglobales bacterium and encodes:
- a CDS encoding DEAD/DEAH box helicase, with amino-acid sequence MTRFTEMPLSAGLQQRLATAQFTTPTPVQAAAIPHALEGKDVLATAQTGTGKTLAFLIPAIERLQGSTSHNVEVLVLVPTRELALQIHTQYEKLRGNKLTPAALIIGGVAEKSQIKALRSGARMVVATPGRLEDLLSRKLGDVRNVQLLVLDEADRMLDMGFLPAIRRIAAVLPQKRQTLCFSATLEASVAGLVHQYMRDPVRVALGSILKPAENVELQAFEVALAEKRNVLRHLLYQEKGRSLIFARTKRGTERLAKDLSRDGFAAAMIHGDRSQSQRNGALSGFEEGRFNVLVATDIASRGIHVGDIAHVINYDLPTLPEDFIHRVGRTGRAGARGLASTLVSGAEVSELRQIERALKLRIERKQISSRETEETNRQVPARRDTLAGRTLRALPGEVFA